TTAATGGTCCTTCGGCATAAAAAAATTCGTACACATATGGTCCTCAGGCCTAGCTGTGACATGCTTGATCAATGTGGCCGGTGCACGATAATTCATTAACCTCTGGGTTGGATGAGTGCTCCACATTCTTCAAGGCTCTTATTGAACTCTTAAGCCATGTTAACTGGCACTGCTCTTTGCTTTCATTAGAGATGACATACTTTCATTAGTCCCTCCATGGCAACCGGACTGGCAGAATGTTCGGTTCGAAGCAGAATGGCCTTTATGATGTCATGATTGGTTATTGGGTAAGGCTGGCGATATGACTATAGAGCTGCTCGGTGAAGGCCTGCATTGAGAAGCGCTGCTGTACCCGCTCTCTGCCAGCCTGTCCCATTCTCTGCTTTAGTTTAGGATCTGAAACGAAATTCTGCATGGCTTCCGAAAAGCGTTCAGGTGTGGGTTCGCATAGAAATCCCGTTTCTTCATGCGCCACAGATTCCAGTGGTCCACCGGAGTTAACAGCAATAACGGGGCAGCGCAAATACATGGATTCAATAGGGACAATCCCAAAATGTTCATTGCTGGGAGTGTAGAGTACACAAGTGCTGTTATGCAGCAAAGACAGTTTCTGTTTGTCTGAAAACGAACGCAAGAAGGTGACGTGGTCCTCCAGGCCAAGAGAGGTCACGAGTGAGCGCAGTTCTTCATAGTGCTCTACATTTTCAACCACACGCTCGTCGTAACCTCCCGCCATTACAAGGTGCACACGCTCCCATTCTCCAACTGACAGTCGGTCCTTCAGGTTTGCTAATGCTTGTAATGCCAATGGCAGGTTCTTTTTGCGTTCGTAGCGGTTGATCGACAAATAAATGAAGCTCCGTCCTTCAGGGAGGAGTCCACCGAGACCCTCTACTTCATCATCGAAAGCTGATGAGTTCAGAGAGGGATAAAGGACGTCAGTGTGGATCTCGGACAGTTTGGGAAACGTCTGTTTGAAGACTTTGGCGGTGAACTGGCTGTTGACTAGAATGCGATCGGCCATGCCTGTGGTCAGTTCTTCGAACCAGTCAATTGGCCCTCGATACAGGCGCTTCAGAGCAGAGCGACGCTGAGTCAGTAGCTGGTCAGGGAAATGACAGTAGAATAAGACTTTCTTCCTTTGACGTGCCAAACGCAAAAAAGGAATGCACGCTGAAACCTGAAAGAGTAAAATGGGCACATGAAATTAAAACTTGTAGTTGTATGAATATCTAAAATGTCCTTGTTTATTGCACAATGGAAGTTCtctctaatggcccgtttccactgagtggtacggtacagtttgattccgtaccactttttcggcaccctttcgaaagggtcccaaacacaagaaagggtaccaaaaggcggagctagacgcgcagctgaacgctattggtttacagagatacgacATTTGCttacaacaagccagaatgtaaagaaaggacccgccatgtttgaaatacacagtgagagattacagcggaattatatattcatatatcatcGTCCTGATAAACAGCCACacagccatggagtagagcagaatctaccctgtgcctcgcagtttttttacgagccagtctgacaCGCAAGCGGTTTCGTTTTCTACCTTGCGCTCGCAGcgtgtctatatctgaaataacaaacttcttgagctggtAAAaaaataacgtgcgcttgattattgacatgcTTTGGAAACCCAATCCCGTAAGAAGCTGACAAATGCGAGAGTAACCCATTCAGAatgaaaaggacaaacgcgagagtgaagcgcggaAAAAAAGCCGGGAAAAAGGAGcatgttatttcttcagcaaatgtgaacaaactgccttgttttaatttttagcatcaccttttggactaatagaactgggaatgatggaattactctctaacagagtttacatgggctgctgaagattacagacacagatgagaggttttcactgactgtaggttATACTTTgagttgttttgaacctaattaaggacggaatgtatgatgtgtgtagtttttctgtagttggtaacatatcggagactgtaaggggctgtatgtgttcatatgttcatttgtttatttattttatataattacagacattacagtaggctattttgcactgtcattgataataactcctgttcatagaaaagtaaataaacatttatacagaagtatttatgtgtaaagcgtctgttttgtgagaagtgctattaatatgatatgtgaacgacctgtgcagctttattgtagacatttcctGGAAcgagaatgatgcgactgaaaatttcatacaccacgcccaccaaaagggtacccttggtagtggaaacgcaagaaTAATAAAGGTGACTCGTACCGACCCGAAGCGTACCgcactgtaccagtcagtggaaacgagccataagtgTCTCTCGATGGTTTTTCTAAAGCGTAACAGTTTGATTCTCAGGAACTCATTGAAATTATAGAAAAAACAATGCCTTTAATGTAATCCAAGTCACATGGCGAAAACATACAGTGCATGACTCTTTCAGTTTTTTCAAAGAAAATTCAACATGTCAAAGCAGGATAACCAgttgtggaaagagtactgaaaaatcatactcaagtaaaagtaattctttcagaccccctagtttgTGTTgaatccaacaaaaaaaaaatcaacaaaaagtcgcaCATTTTTGTGATCCAGCTAAATTCCTAGCTAAAAATAAGCGCAAAACAAATAATATTCttataaaacatccaattccaaaccatataataaaattatatttatttcagtttgcaattattTGTTCTACATGacttgtacactcaaaaaatcaaCTAGGtatgtattggatttacaaaataaaaatttgtcagattgaagagaacaaatcaagtttacgtatgttaaatgattaattcatgttatttgaaactgaatcaagaaataatcaaatgaatttgatcagaacatgttgattcaatgagactgagacgcttcaaatcgacaactctcactctggagagtcacttcgtgcatatcagtaggtggcggtagtgcgtttggatgtcaccatacgaaaacaacaacaagaagtatcaccgcgtgttttcggcacagtttgggaattggttttcccaagagcttgaatgttatgcatgttatgttgttggctatatgtttcctatacattttaaacttttacattttgaataggagtaccaaagtgaagaaagctgtttatactcaattggtaaaaaaaaggatgttaacgtcctacaggtattgcttggggatcagttttcttaagagccaaggttattttgttggctaaatgtttcttatacattttatattacatattacaatttaggatattatataacattttgtatcagaatattaaagaagaaatttgtttaaatgtgattggtgcctgctaaaggctataataaaagaaatatatatatatataaaacatgttttctgtcctttttgtgttgaattacttaattttaaatcttgcttcatagtattgtaatttaaaaaatgtaatttaaacaacagagcgaggcagtggcgcagtgggtagcacgttcgcctcacagcaagaaggttgctggattgcTGGTTAGAacttcagctcagttggcgtttctgtgtggagtttgtatgttctccatggcttcgcgtgggtttcctccgggtgctccggtttcccccacagtccaaagacatgtggtacaggtgaattgggtaagctaaattgtccatagtttatgaatgtgtgtgtgaatgtttcccagaagggctggaagggcatctgctgcgtaaaaaacttgctggataaggtggtggttcattctgctgtggcgaccctggattaataaagggactaagccgacaagaagatgaatgaatgaatttaaacaacaaaaatgtactcaagagaaaATAGAAGTACTttataattaattagtaaattacaatacctaaaaaaaaaaaaaatactcaattgCAGTAATTTTGAGTATTTTGTTACTTTACCCCACTGAGGATAACAGAATCATGCATGTAAAAAAGCCCCTGaaggcagtgcttaatttgagtgGTGTTAGACAGAATGAGTAAGACAGAATGAGCATGAGTACATGCAGATTTATTCCATGGTCTGTCTGAATACTGTGGAATCACAGAATGCACAGGCACTTTAGGACTAAATACATCGGATTAAAGCACAGAAACAATCAGGAGcacagctctttttttttttttttttttttttgataaaacagCTTTGCCACTGAttctatacatttacaaaaagGGGAGACATCTTTATTTAGGAGTAATCAAAGTCACATCATCTGTAGTTTATTAGTATAAAGAGGCCACAGATGCAAGTAATTCACACATACAGTATCTCTCTCACTTTATTTCCGTGTCTGATTTAAATGGGCTGTAACTAATGAACTGCTCTATCAGGCCATACAGAAACTTCTTTTAGACATTTGCCCGAGACAGTTTAGTGACATCATTGTTCTGGGAAAGCTTAAGTTAGCTGCTTTCCAATACAAAATCCATTAAGGCTAAACCAAGCATTCTCAAATAGAAAGGACTGCGAATGACTGCTCTAGTCTTCAACCGTGACAGCTTCTGTTGACATTTGAAACCCATTTAAGTTTTTGTATTTGGGACGTTTTATTAaggaaactgaaaaaaatatttaaactgaaACATTTTCCAGATAACAAATGACGCATTTGAAGGCTGCGTCTGAAGAAGCCTTTGCATTATGACAGCATTTGTAGTGCAGCAGTACCACAATCAGTCTTTGATTGCGAACTTTTTAGGATGCAGTATCTGACTTGGAACAAACCTCTTGCATGGTCAATTTACTGCCACAgcatatttttatgtgtttttgatctggcaattattcatttacattttaagcTTTGCCGGAAAGGTGATACAAAACTGGTGATTTATGTCAGAGTTTTATCTTGTGGCGAGATGATTAACCAGTACTACATGTTCAATAtctaaatataatttttgtttgcCATAAACAGTTATAGAATTCGCCATGATGACTAACTCACCATCATATTAATCTAATTTATTTGCTTAGACTCATCTACATTcatggtctttaaaaaaaaaatcaatatataactctcataaaaaaacacacacattttgggaaaagaaaaaaaatccaaacacTGCATCCAGAGCAGGGTAACAGAATAAACACGGATTAAAAAAACTATTAGTGCCACGTACACATTGATCCAGAGATGGAACATCTTTATCTCTATTTGTCCATCCCTATACAGTGATATGCCTTTGTGTCCTGTGAAAACTGAGCTTTATCAAGATCCTGTTCATATCCGCACATTGTGATTTATCATTTTAAGGATTCAGTTTTatattaatcacatccaaaataaaagttttgacgtaagatatgtgtgtattatatatatatatatatatatatatatatatatatatatatatatatatatatatatatatatatatatatatatatatatatatataatacacagttgaagtcagaattattagcccccttttaattttttttcttttttaaatatttcccaaatgatgtttaacagagcaaggaaattttcacagtatgtctgattatattttttattctgaagaaagtctttgttttgttttatttcgtctagaataaaagcagttattaattttttttaaaccatttttgggacaaaattattagcccctttaagctaattttttttttgatagtctcggataaccatcgttatagaataacttgcctaattaccctaacctgcttagttaaccttaataacctagttaagcctttaaatgtcactgtaagctgtatagaagtgtcttgaaaaatatctagtaaaatattatttactgtcatcatgtcaaagataaaataaatcagttattagaaatgagttattaaaactattatacttAGAAATGGGCTGAAACTATctgccctccattaaacagaaattggggaaaaaaaataaacaaggcgctaataattaaggggggctaataattctgacttcaactgtatttttatatatatatatatatatatatatatatatatatatatatatatatatatatatatatatatatatatatatatatatatatgatgattCAACCAACATTCTTATAATGTACAAGGAGCCTAATAGTttaggaggactaataattctgacttcaactgtatgtaatactGATTGATTCATCTGAATGTTAGTCCACATGTTCATAAGCAATACTGCAATTGGCTTGTTTCTGTTTTTCTCTTGAGATTAGTTCAGATATTGTGTAATGATGCACCCTGTCACACACAAGTTAAAATATTGATTGCCAGAAAAGTGGCAATGGCTTATTCATTGACAAAATTCTGTCGACAGAAAGATTTCAAAATGATGCAAAAATAACTCTGATAATTAATAGTTACCTGATCGCAGAAGACAACATCAAACTCCTCTCCACTAAAGAGCACGAGATAAATAGTTAAGTAGATCATGCGCAGGTAAGCACAGAGAGCGTGGAAATAACCAAACACACTGGTGGGCAGCCAATCGCCCACACACACCACCGGCAGGTCAGGAGAGAGAGTCTCGGAGAAGCAGTGCTGCGGGTCATAATGCGCTGTCCAGATCTGAACACTACATCCACGAGAGCGCAGAGCTACAGCCGCGTCCACCACCAGACGCTCTGCACCACCTATACCCAGATCAGGGTGCAGGAACACCACCCGAACCATACTGTCCTGACAGGAACCTGCAGAGTCAAAGGGGAGTTTTCGCTGCCTCATTATTAAGCTTGGCAAATACATTGTTCAATTTTCAACttcttacacacacacttgttctaagagagagttcacccaaaaaagaggATTTACAGACATTTACTCACTCTCGAAAAGGTGAACACTGATATTGAGATAAAAGAAGATATTGGGAAGTATGTAGCCAGACGTACTGAACCCTATTATTAAGGTGGAagtaaaatatcttaaaatatcttcttttgtgttcaacaacagaAAGTAACCTAATCGGGTTGGACACAAATTTAGGGTAAAATGAGAGTAAACGACATACAATCGGTCACACACCGACATTTGACCATTTCAATTTTACCTTAATGTAAACGAAAGATTTCCCCCAAAAAAATTTTATGTCAGATTTTGCTTAATTATGAATTCAAAATTATCCCCATAATAAGATTAAAAAGTCGCATACATAAACGAATGCATTGGATAATTAATCGCATCAAGTGTGTCACGTCACTGTGTTGTTACAACAGGCCAGagcgcgcacacgcccctacgCGCGTTCATGCTTTCATGTCACTGGGTCACGTTCTATCACAGGCTTTATTATAGAGTTATTATACGTTATTACGTTTTTAAACTTGTACAGATATGTGTATAAACAAGCTCGACTGATTATCCTGAGCAGAAATAGTCATCTTAATTCCCAATAGCATATATTAAGTTACATTTAAGTCTAGACATTGTATTTACCTTGCTACTTATTAAATACAATGTAACATCACTTCATGTTTTGTTTAAGGTTACACCGACTCAGTAAAAGCCACCATATTAGCTAACGACCTTTAAAATTTTTGTTCCGAGAAAACGCTTACCTTTCACGTTCACTGACACAAActcgtctgtctgtttgtttgaatGACTAACAAATATGGCACAAAGTTGGCGACTTAAGGAAACTGGTTTCCTGATTGAGCCAAAATGTCTGCCCAATTCGGTACACATCACCCATCGCATTTGACACGTCACTGCACTACCTAATCCCGCCTTAAGTTTTTCGCAAAATAAACTCTGAAGCCAGGCAGCATCGGGTAGTTTTGTTAATTTGTATTAGAATCGTCGGGGCACTTCTGTCAAATATagaatcaaagcacatcttaaaTTCGTTAAAAGGTAAAGCTCAGGTTCACGGTTTAGATCAGGCACGCTACTGGCTTCTATGTAGGTCCTTTCTTTAGCTGTCGTGGCCTTCTCAGCGAGACGTCATCACTAGGCTTTCTTTTCTAGTGGTCTGCATCGGCTGGGGTTCAGTCAGAGTCAGTCTAGATTCATCCTTTTTTTGCCAGTCGTCTAAAACACAGCTTTACACACAATGGTAAGTTTCTTAATACATCCATTAATCTCTATGAGGCTTTATATTTAGCGTACGACGCGTTTTTATGCGTTAGTTATATCTAAATTGTTAGCAGTCTAGCCTGTAACTGTTAGTGCTCTGTAACAACGTAAGTTACCGTTATTGCAATAGTGAGCCTAACATTAGTTATGTTTACTTAGCAGTTCTTCATATACGAGTTTCAAGCATTGACAAATGGGGTTTTAATGATATAATATTTAGTCTCGTGTCACACGATTAATGTGTACTGTTTTGGGTTGGTTTGAACAACAGCTGCAATCACTGCGTTTGTTTGGCAGACGTGGCTCTTTTGGTCCTTCACACTAGCTCTGAAGTCTAAATCTGACTCTCGTTCAGCATGAATACTAGCTTACCATCAAGTGTAAATGCTACTTTGTCACTATAGTCTAGGTTTTAACATTATGTTTTATAACTTTTTCTACAGCAGTTTATGAAGACGTTTTGTAGTCCCATATGATATCTGTCTTAAATAGATAGACAGTTGGTAATATTtgagttttaattaaattattaactccTTTATAGTATCTTCTGTAGCGTTATTAACCTTTTCTAAAAGGGTATGGCTTAAGGATGGAAGCATCATGAATCTTTTGTTCACTGTGTGGtttagcaagttttttttttgtctaattttcAGCCTGGACCCGCAGCTAGTGCAACAAATGTTGGTGCCTCCAGCCGTTCCCCCAGTAAGACGGTGGCTCCCCGCACTGCTGGTACCTCAGCCAGACAAAGGTAAAAATCCTGCAAGAACAGTTTTGCTTGGGCTTAAAATGTCCTGAAATGCTGTGAGATTTATCTTTCTCTTTATTTAGGATTAAATATAAGTTCTAAATTCTTAACCAGTGGTATACTATTAGTGAgaatcctcatgctgcagatagATTTGCAGAAAGTCATTTTACACTGCAGCTTCCTttccataaaaaataaatttacagtgGTGAGAAAACGACAGTTAAGAAAGCATTTGATAATAGCACTCCAGTCATGTTACATGAtgcttatttcatttatttttttctgtggttTTTTTATGTATAGGAAATAATTGAACTTGGGTCACTGtgagcaccagagtgcatgtgtcAACGCACTACTCCGACcatgacatttatttatataggaCTTGATGCTGTAGATTCATTTAAAGCATGCAGGTTTACAGAAACAtggacactacacacacacagtttttttcATGTAGAACTACTCTTCAATTTTAACTGTTGAACTTATTCTTTCACATAAAAGCAATCAGGCAGTCCATATTGGTTCAAAAATTTCAGTTTTAGTCACTTccagttttcttattttattacttaatttataGTTAcaaacttgtttgtagagcaagtagtttgactatttactgtgtttttgtTATTCATAGTCATTTCCCCCATTTTCAAGTCAATAAGAAGTACAAAAACAATCATAGAGAAGAGCtttgcattgcagaataaggtgaattaaacaaGTTGTCATTGTTCTTTTACCCTTGATGTCTTGGACATCGTTCTATTTGCTGAGGCAAGTCAAAGAAGGCAGTGTTAACCCTCCAAGTGAAATTTGTCTGTGCTATTTGCTTGGGCTCTTTTGAACTGCTAAAAAATTTTCTTcagcatgtttttgttttaaagacgtCACTCCAGTTTTTGTTTTAAGGTTGTTTGAAGTATATCAGTCACATTCTGTGGTTTGATCAGCAGACCTAAAGATGTTTATTTAGTCACAATGATTAGGTTGTATACAGTTGTTTGCAGAACTGATAGTCAGGCTCTAATCAGCGTTTTCACATTCAGCTTGATTTGATTAAATTTGACACCTCTATATTGTTAAAGTTGTCTGTTGTTTCCCTCAGGAAAGCCACAAGCAGCAGTGCACGCAGCGGAGGCAGATCCACAGCTTCTGCAGGCACAGGAGGAATGTGGCGCTTTTACACTGAAGATTCACCAGGGCTTAAAGTGTGAGTATTACCATAAAGGGATTCATTCACGACTCTTTCTGGACCAAGACTGAGCAAAGtctgaaaaaacaaaagaaaaacacactAAACAGCTGCTCATGTGTTTATGGTCTGTAAGATGttgttttaatgtgtattttgctttttaatatttaaacattacgTTTATTTAAAACCGAGGTAAACATATTAATGTAAATGATTCATTTCTGTTCATGAGAGACCACAAAAAGAATGTGTTCCTGCAAACATTAAGCAGCACCTCTGATCCACAACagcaatgttaatatttttttaaaccaaatcgtatttgtaaatttgtttataataattaacttttgtctcttttttttcacCCAATACAgtaataaattgcattttattatttattaaaatagaaaataataaaacaaaattaattgaaaTTGTAATTTCACTTTTCATATTTGTCCTGTATTTTCTGACAAAATAAATGAAGcctatataaatgtgtatatataaatacttaaaaatgaagCCTACATTTTACACCTAAATTTATTTGTAGTATAACTTATTTTTGAAAGACAATTATTAAGCAGAAGTTTACctattaaataaactaataaataatgttattttagtaTTAGAGTAAATAATTCTAATTTAAATTAGTGTTTTTATaatctttcatttttaaatgtctgtagttttgtaaaaaaaaaaaaaatgtaatgattcttttttttattactggCGTTATACATACATTAGTTTAAATTAGTGTTGTATTGgtagtgacattttaaaaactttcatTTCCCACTAACAATTGAGTGCTGCTGAGTGTGTTCAACTTTCAAAGCTGtcaagatcagtcgattcatcagcggatcaatcaattgtcagcttataaacagaccagctgatcttcaCCCTTTAAAATGCTCTAGTGTCCCTGTGTCAGTGGTTACACtctgtaaacagcagtgagtttggtcAACTGATAACCTTCACGGCcgatcacagtcatttctgttgagcatgtgaacacaatggcaaatcagtgctgtttaaaaaCGTGCTAAACAGTGCGTAAAGGGCACCCATGATAAAAATCATCATtcggaagctgtttggacagaactatgtGCAGGTGTAGTGTGTCCACTGCCATATTGGGGTAAtgtaaagacaataagtctctctctctttttaggAGTGCAGTTTTCCATAGAATAAATTGAAAGCTGCGTATTACCATGCCTCcgtaatgcatataatcatatcaggACGTGATATGATAAATAGTGATATGTGAGTAAAacaggacatgcgcaaagcaactgagattaaaagatcagtttagctctctgtgatcatcaatcatcaagaattagttttacaagtttaaaacgctTTTGGCAATTTTGCTTTCTagatcaccacagccgcatgtcagttcAAATATTAAAGACGCTTCAATTCTGGTTTGTGGATGGTAAATCAGGTTAATTTAGTACATTAACAAAATGGATAtccacagggctcgaaattgcgaccattttggtcgcatatgcgcccgaaattttatctatgcgaccttaaaatatatttgggagcatttctgcgagtgcttaaaattgttatgtgcgaccagtttttactgtaaaatgttcaccacattcGCGGATTCGGGAGaaattcacgcagaatgcatctcttcaCTTGCAACGCGAAACAcagcgctcgggaatggtttaaaacagttgtcatgtcaacttgcttcaataaacaaatccaagtccgtaatgcgtgccccgccttcacgctcttcttattggcccactgctctagcactgaacgcgaatgattggttaatatcagctgtcaatcactcagtcagcgcttctggcttgggatgacagagagagagctgctaccgcgaaaaattgtaaagcgctgaagaggagaatgaagataacactgacagattttgttttagaaaccactgCAAACACTAGTTTAAGTAGAAGTTTTCTGAAAATAATAATTGTCAGACTCAACTTTGCTACAATAACAGGATTCGATTAAGTTAGTGATATTACAAAGACAgttttgttttcagattttattcagTGCTTCAATAAATCAAATCATAAGTAAatcatattgtgacattttatgCTTGCATACCTTATTTTTGTTACTTCATTATTGCTGGTCAtagtgatttattttaacaaagtgtGGGTGTGTGGAGAACAAAATCCACCACCTGAGAAAACACGCTAAACATTTTTATagcttaagaaaaaaataaaaagctgaaatacTCGATGCACAAAGAACCAACACAGACGCTCATTTTTAATTCATCCCCTCAGCTCAACAGGAAGTGACACGAAAGGGAGGGGCGGAGGCTTCTGAGAGGTTTAGCATTTATAAGGATAAACATGAAATTTTAACGACAGGAAATTGGCCTCATGGGCTTAACCTCCGTCTTTATTTGATGTCTCCCCTGCCGTTTCCCCTCCTACAGCAGTGTGCGTGTGCGCCTGTATTTTAAGCCATCTGCAGAGatgtttttagtgttttaaaGCACTGTTTTAGATTGTTAACATCTATTTAGTTTGATATATGTATGAATTAGCTCTGCGTGTGAGAATGTTATTGAGCACGTCTACTGTGGCTGAATTTACAGTCAAGAGTCTCCTCCAGTAAGAGGGTCTGTGGAGTAATGTGTGTGAAGTATTTTTCACTCTttaggttttgtgtgtgtgtgtgtgtgtgtctgtctgtgtgttttgagCTTAATTAAAGTTCCGCTGGAAAAGGTCACATCAATTAAAGCCTGAGGGGTGGGCCTTCAGTCGGCATGGTTACACAGCTGCCTAGCGACTCAAGGGATGGTCAGTTCCTGCTTTAATAAAGCCCCACATTTTCCACCTAGCTCGTTAACACTGTCCTACTCTCCTATTTAGAATCCTAATTACCTCGTATTGTCACATGATCAAGGCGAGCAGTCCTGATTGGCCCACTGGGAGGAGAAAGTTATTGcagaactttttatttaaatcttaCATATACATTTTATGTCCCATGATGCCATGTGTGAATCATGGAATCAACTTCAGTTAAATTGTACACGGTCCGTGAACT
This sequence is a window from Danio rerio strain Tuebingen ecotype United States chromosome 16, GRCz12tu, whole genome shotgun sequence. Protein-coding genes within it:
- the alg2 gene encoding alpha-1,3/1,6-mannosyltransferase ALG2, producing MVRVVFLHPDLGIGGAERLVVDAAVALRSRGCSVQIWTAHYDPQHCFSETLSPDLPVVCVGDWLPTSVFGYFHALCAYLRMIYLTIYLVLFSGEEFDVVFCDQVSACIPFLRLARQRKKVLFYCHFPDQLLTQRRSALKRLYRGPIDWFEELTTGMADRILVNSQFTAKVFKQTFPKLSEIHTDVLYPSLNSSAFDDEVEGLGGLLPEGRSFIYLSINRYERKKNLPLALQALANLKDRLSVGEWERVHLVMAGGYDERVVENVEHYEELRSLVTSLGLEDHVTFLRSFSDKQKLSLLHNSTCVLYTPSNEHFGIVPIESMYLRCPVIAVNSGGPLESVAHEETGFLCEPTPERFSEAMQNFVSDPKLKQRMGQAGRERVQQRFSMQAFTEQLYSHIASLTQ
- the sec61b gene encoding protein transport protein Sec61 subunit beta → MPGPAASATNVGASSRSPSKTVAPRTAGTSARQRKATSSSARSGGRSTASAGTGGMWRFYTEDSPGLKVGPVPVLVMSLLFIASVFMLHIWGKYTRS